A DNA window from Aspergillus nidulans FGSC A4 chromosome V contains the following coding sequences:
- a CDS encoding putative endoplasmic reticulum DnaJ domain protein Erj5 (transcript_id=CADANIAT00003287), which yields MKTATLRLFLFTVLIVLAAAWTKEDYEIFRLHDEVTATEGANVTFYDFLGVKPHANQDDLNKAYRKMSRLLHPDKVKRSFIANSSKAKSKSKTSQKGVHVNRGPSKREIDAAVKEAHERAQRLNIVANILRGPGRERYDYFLKNGFPKWRGTGYYYSRFRPGLGSVLIGLFLVFGGGAHYGALILSWKRQRDFVDRYIRQARRAAWGDELGIRGIGGASSPAPVPTPDAANAADAGAMPMNRRQKRLMDRENRKEKKGSAKTGSRRSGTATPTNETVESTGERKRVIAENGKVLIVDSVGNVFLEEETEDGERQEFLLDLDEIQRPTLRDTMILRLPLWIYRKTVGQLGASSAVDDEVASEDEQVDTVEQPGQSSSAASSRGAATRRRGKRS from the exons ATGAAGACAGCAACACTccgtctgttcctgttcaCGGTCCTCATCGTTCTCGCTGCGGCTTGGACGAAAGAAG ACTATGAGATTTTCCGTCTCCATGATGAAGTTACCGCAACGGAAGGCGCAAATGTTACATTTTACG ACTTTCTAGGAGTTAAGCCACACGCCAATCAGGATGATTTGAACAAAGCCTACCGTAAAATGTCAAGACTGCTCCACCCCGACAAAGTCAAGCGCTCTTTCATCGCCAACAGCTCGAAAGCGAAGAGCAAATCTAAAACCAGCCAGAAGGGCGTACATGTCAACCGCGGTCCCTCCAAACGAGAAATTGATGCCGCCGTCAAGGAGGCTCACGAGCGCGCCCAACGCCTGAACATCGTTGCGAACATCCTCCGCGGCCCAGGTCGCGAGCGCTACGACTACTTCCTGAAGAACGGTTTCCCAAAGTGGAGGGGCACCGGTTATTATTACTCTCGGTTCCGTCCTGGACTTGGATCTGTCCTCATCGGGCTGTTCTTAGTTTTTGGCGGCGGTGCTCATTACGGAGCTCTTATCCTCAGTTGGAAGCGTCAGCGGGACTTTGTTGACCGTTATATTCGCCAAGCTAGGAGAGCTGCGTGGGGTGATGAGCTTGGTATTCGCGGCATTGGCGGGGCGTCTTCCCCCGCCCCTGTTCCAACTCCtgatgctgccaatgctgctGATGCCGGTGCCATGCCGATGAACCGTCGGCAAAAGCGGCTGATGGACCGCGAAAACCgcaaggaaaagaagggaagTGCGAAGACAGGTTCCCGTAGGAGCGGAACTGCTACCCCCACAAACGAGACGGTTGAGTCGACTGGGGAGAGAAAGCGAGTCATTGCTGAGAACGGAAAAGTGCTCATTGTCGATTCTGTCGGGAATGTGttcttggaggaggagactGAGGATGGTGAGCGGCAGGAATTCTTGCTGGATCTTGACGAGATCCAGCGCCCGACCCTGCGTGATACTATGATCTTGAGGCTGCCCCTTTGGATATATCGAAAGACTGTTGGCCAGCTCGGAGCGTCTAGCGCGGTGGACGACGAAGTTGCTTCAGAGGACGAGCAAGTCGACACTGTGGAGCAGCCGGGTCAATCtagctctgctgcttcttctagGGGCGCTGCCACTCGCCGAAGAGGGAAACGTTCGTAG
- the ptyA gene encoding putative tyrosine/serine protein phosphatase (transcript_id=CADANIAT00003291) has translation MCSLHYLLPIFILKPYRTEHQMAIKKHKRRHNVSTGSSDFQPQDEDGYIHLPSLDDTETGARRHLISLTGKGFERQLLWRLDWWNFTKVLAYVAAGYKQDAVRIVGEHVMKPAGLTGLAIDTLEASKGEIKQIFDILSSVDTDIAADLSTSASSAGVLIHCTQGKDRTGLIVLLSLLLTSVVDADVIASEYVLSEKELENESSEEKEERMKEIRAIGLDEEYARCPKDFTQRVATFIEEKYGGVREYLVSVGVDEEILESLRRRLLA, from the exons ATGTGCTCACTACACTATTTGCTACCTATCTTCATACTCAAACCTTACAGAACAGAACATCAGATGGCCATTAAAAAGCACAAACGCAGGCACAACGTCTCCACCGGATCCTCCGACTTCCAACcccaggatgaagatggataCATCCATCTCCCCTCCCTCGACGACACGGAAACAGGCGCCCGCCGCCATCTGATTAGTCTTACGGGAAAGGGGTTCGAGCGACAGCTTTTGTGGCGGTTAGACTGGTGGAATTTCAC AAAAGTCCTCGCATATGTAGCAGCAGGATACAAGCAAGACGCCGTGCGCATCGTCGGGGAGCATGTCATGAAGCCTGCTGGTTTGACCGGGCTGGCAATTGATACACTTGAAGCGAGCAAGGGTGAAATAAAGCAGATATTTGACATTCTTTCATCAGTGGACACGGACATAGCCGCTGACCTGTCtacatctgcatcttcagcTGGCGTATTGATCCACTGCACACAAGGAAAGGACCGAACAGGGCTTATAGTTCTTCTCTCGCTCCTCTTAACCAGCGTCGTGGATGCCGATGTCATAGCAAGCGAGTACGTGCTCTCCGagaaggaactggagaaTGAATCgagcgaggagaaggaagagcggATGAAGGAGATCAGAGCAATAGGACTGGATGAGGAGTATGCGCGATGCCCTAAGGATTTTACTCAGAGGGTTGCGACCTTCATTGAAGAGAAGTATGGTGGTGTCCGGGAGTATTTGGTGTCTGTGGGCGTTGACGAGGAGATTTTGGagagcttgaggaggcggttaTTGGCGTGA
- a CDS encoding Frag1/DRAM/Sfk1 family protein (transcript_id=CADANIAT00003290): MWIISFWIFPVISACMWIAMLAAMLGTWCVQGYPIYSSMEPGQTIAYISDVGAQGLKPLFITGSVITVVFLDLSFVSERWLRHSGQLVPNKGRFDKFCAIASIFFSIAGALGLILLSVYDTLRHSHLHSGFLAMFLVAYLVSAILICIEYLRIGIFYRSQHRVLLASFAIKAFFIVVEVALAIAFGICGWHRPHRRNAAAVLEWVIALVFTFYVLSFVVDLLPSVRTRNHVPQGEKRINSAHSDHPEMVYEEPLTQDSAGPNANRNTNYYRGAHV, encoded by the exons ATGTGGATTATTTCTTTCTGGATCTTCCCCGTGATTTCGGCGTGCATGTGGATAG CCATGCTCGCCGCAATGCTGGGAACCTGGTGCGTCCAAGGCTACCCTATCTACTCGAGCATGGAACCAGGACAAACAATCGC GTATATATCAGACGTCGGCGCGCAGGGTCTCAAGCCGCTGTTCATCACCGGTAGCGTTATCACAGTCGTGTTCCTCGACCTCTCGTTTGTCTCAGAGCGATGGCTGCGGCATTCCGGGCAGCTGGTACCGAACAAAGGGCGATTTGACAAGTTTTGCGCTATCGCGTCTATATTTTTTTCGATCGCCGGCGCTCTGGGCTTGATTCTTTTATCTGTCTATGACACCCTTCGACATTCGCATCTACACAGTGGTTTTCTGGCGATGTTCCT TGTTGCATATCTTGTCAGCGCTATCCTCATCTGCATTGAGTACCTTCGTATTGGCATCTTCTACCGCTCCCAGCATCGTGTTCTACTGGCCAGTTTTGCGATTAAGGCATTCTTCATCGTTGTTGAGGTCGCCCTGGCGATTGCCTTTGGTATCTGCGGGTGGCATAGACCGCATCGCAGGAATGCAGCTGCGGTGCTCGAATGGG TAATCGCGCTGGTCTTTACATTTTATGTCCTCTCTTTTGTGGTCGATCTGTTGCCGTCCGTTCGCACGCGAAACCACGTACCTCAAGGCGAGAAGCGCATAAACTCCGCCCACTCGGATCATCCCGAGATGGTGTATGAAGAGCCCCTAACGCAGGATTCAGCCGGGCCGAACGCCAATAGGAACACCAACTATTACCGGGGGGCGCACGTTTAG
- a CDS encoding CCDC90 family protein (transcript_id=CADANIAT00003283) produces MAPQKSVAELPRSVLPRLTWNASSTRTSLTASHSAPLSAGRRQSPQGWITFTWQTQSQVFSQSVATFSTVSRSFTSTSIAQRFPHSISHKTKSQSTQPVGAPIRHNGVYVATFKPARRAFHASAPRKRDHHFDTLKFVQRLKDEGFSEEQAVAMMRVLNDVIQESIQNLTRTMVLREDTERSAYTQKVDFAKLRSELLNADSTEAQLIRSSHEKIAADLAKLNSRLRDEIGRTQASVRLDLNLEKGRIREEANSQEMRIKETETRIEQEVAGLRERVEAVKFSTLQWLMGVCTGTAALILGAWRLLM; encoded by the exons ATGGCTCCTCAAAAGTCTGTTGCTGAGCTTCCACGATCGGTTCTTCCCCGCCTGACGTGGAATGCCTCGTCGACCCGAACGAGCCTCACAGCATCTCATTCCGCTCCCCTCTCTGCGGGAAGGAGGCAGTCCCCACAAGGTTGGATTACCTTCACATGGCAAACACAATCACAGGTCTTTTCGCAGTCAGTTGCGACGTTCTCCACGGTATCTCGAAGCTTTACTTCGACTTCAATCGCTCAACGCTTTCCGCACTCGATATCCCACAAGACTAAGTCCCAGAGTACACAGCCCGTTGGCGCTCCTATCCGCCATAATGGGGTCTATGTTGCGACCTTTAAGCCAGCCCGTCGGGCTTTTCATGCTTCGGCGCCGAGGAAGCGAGACCACCATTTCGATACGTTGAAGTTCGTCCAGCGGCTCAAGGACGAGGGATTTAGTGAAGAGCAGGCTGTCGCCATGATGAGGGTCCTAAATGATGTTATCCAGGAGTCGATACAAAATCTTACCCGGACAATGGTTCTGAGAGAAG ATACCGAGAGATCAGCCTATACTCAGAAAGTTGACTTTGCCAAACTCCGCTCCGAATTGTTGAACGCAGATTCAACTGAGGCCCAACTCATACGCTCGTCGCATGAAAAGATAGCCGCCGACCTAGCGAAACTTAATTCACGACTTCGGGATGAGATAGGACGCACTCAGGCCTCCGTACGTCTCGACCTTAACCTTGAGAAAGGTCGGATTCGGGAAGAAGCGAACAGCCAAGAGATGCGCATCAAGGAGACAGAAACAAGAATTGAACAAGAAGTAGCAGGTCTAAGGGAGCGTGTGGAGGCCGTTAAGTTCTCTACACTGCAGTGGCTTAT GGGTGTCTGCACTGGTACTGCTGCTTTGATTCTCGGTGCCTGGCGTCTTCTGATGTAA
- a CDS encoding putative DnaJ chaperone (Caj1) (transcript_id=CADANIAT00003285) — MPKLPDYYKVLGVAPTASQREIRTAYKRESLKSHPDRVPEGSPEKSARTRKFQEVNDAYYTLSDDTRRREYDARRNLEREMEDDDGVPGGEGGFWSSFGFSSADREERSNEQFGSVFEEMLREEGMDGAGAQGAVSHFWSIVGGASGAALGFIVANAPGAIAGAVAGNRLGAVRDARGKSVYEVFLELPATDRARLLSQLAAKVFQHTMGQ, encoded by the exons ATGCCCA AACTCCCTGATTACT ACAAAGTATTGGGCGTTGCCCCCACCGCCAGCCAGCGAGAGATTCGCACTGCCTACAAGAG AGAATCCTTGAAATCACATCCTGACAGAGTACCAGAAGGATCACCTGAGAAGTCAGCGCGGACACGAAAATTCCAGGAGGTCAACGATGCGTACTATACCCTTTCCGACGATACCCGCCGACGAGAATATGATGCGAGAAGAAACCTCGAAcgagagatggaagatgatgatggagtaCCCGGCGGAGAGGGCGGATTCTGGTCATCATTTGGATTCAGTTCAGCAGACCGTGAAGAGAGATCGAACGAGCAGTTTGGATCTGTGTTCGAGGAGATGCTCCGGGAAGAGGGTATGGATGGGGCGGGTGCACAAGGAGCAGTGTCGCATTTTTGGTCGATTGTTGGGGGCGCCAGTGGTGCCGCTCTTGGATTCATTGTGGCGAATGCCCCGGGGGCTATagctggtgctgttgctggaaACCGCCTAGGGGCTGTCCGAGATGCTCGGGGAAAAAGTGTCTATGAAGTTTTCTTGGAGCTGCCAGCGACCGACCGTGCACGGCTTCTGAGCCAACTGGCGGCTAAAGTCTTCCAGCATACTATGGGGCAGTGA
- a CDS encoding uncharacterized protein (transcript_id=CADANIAT00003286): MGWFDGRSSVSTSGAYVRKRSDRSPSRRSTTGYSTHHSRHSAPSIFDFGSTRGRSSPSVFSSSSRRARPRSGFIHRVVRYIRRLFRDIVNYARRHPVKVFMLVVVPLITSGVLVKLFSMIGIHLPKHIFGGSSSRSGSGGGGMASNINGLMNIAKMLM, encoded by the coding sequence ATGGGCTGGTTCGACGGCCGGTCCTCTGTTTCGACATCTGGGGCCTATGTCCGGAAGCGCTCAGATCGGTCCCCTTCACGCCGGTCCACTACTGGCTATTCCACCCATCACAGCCGTCATTCTGCGCCTTCGATCTTTGATTTCGGGAGTACTCGTGGACGCTCAAGCCCGTCTGtgttctcttcctcgtcgcgAAGGGCACGTCCTCGCTCTGGGTTCATTCACCGTGTGGTCCGCTACATCAGGCGCTTATTCCGTGACATCGTCAATTATGCCCGGCGTCATCCGGTGAAAGTTTTCATGCTTGTTGTCGTTCCCTTGATCACTAGCGGTGTGCTTGtcaagctcttctccatgatCGGAATTCATCTGCCGAAGCATATATTCGGAGGCAGCTCTTCGCGCTCCGGTAGTGGGGGCGGCGGCATggccagcaacatcaatGGACTGATGAACATCGCGAAGATGCTGATGTAG
- a CDS encoding uncharacterized protein (transcript_id=CADANIAT00003289), which yields MPHWGRPPGAHLGRQNGRRGGQLVDGAMRVEEPSGEAESQFGLRSNRLDTRQLAGLRGRGDILRSSVLEHDDRQGSFDGADYDMYEDTNKTVAYAVQLAMEDNEDWLVERALERIRRAHSEGHKNVTLSNRELEALERRRLQAAPDPAESQQVKGSGSDIGATPASPYPLDTSIYDTWARTSTSVSPQSSTTTLRSTHQPAYLSSASRPSVFHAPPAIPGSLPDDYQQMPLHQTAQLSESRHNLHHPIDTQCGSLTRLAKTPYTSARSHALHGSPDLGALAARFVTNRDSESDESSPRKRSPASSGDDIPVMEVIKHKVPSSPTRVINRGIRQRVSRP from the coding sequence ATGCCCCATTGGGGAAGACCACCAGGGGCACATCTGGGGAGACAGAACGGAAGGCGGGGTGGACAGTTGGTGGATGGTGCGATGCGAGTAGAAGAGCCGAGTGGTGAAGCGGAGAGTCAGTTTGGTTTGCGAAGTAATCGACTGGATACAAGACAATTAGCTGGGTTACGGGGTAGGGGGGACATACTGCGGAGCTCTGTGCTGGAACACGACGACAGGCAGGGATCATTTGACGGCGCAGATTACGATATGTACGAGGACACGAATAAAACAGTTGCATATGCGGTTCAGTTGGCGATGGAGGACAATGAAGACTGGTTAGTGGAGCGGGCGTTGGAGCGCATTCGACGCGCACATTCTGAAGGGCACAAGAACGTCACGCTTTCCAATAGGGAACTTGAGGCGCTTGAGCGGAGGCGACTACAGGCGGCACCAGATCCGGCTGAAAGTCAACAAGTGAAGGGGTCTGGAAGCGATATTGGCGCCACGCCCGCTTCGCCATACCCCTTGGATACCAGTATCTATGACACTTGGGCCAGGACAAGCACTTCAGTTAGTCCGCAatcgtcgacgacgacgcTCCGATCAACGCACCAGCCAGCTTACCTTAGCTCTGCGAGTCGTCCGTCGGTGTTTCATGCGCCTCCTGCGATTCCCGGCTCCCTTCCAGATGACTACCAGCAGATGCCTCTGCACCAAACAGCGCAACTGAGCGAGTCCCGTCACAACCTGCACCATCCAATCGACACTCAATGCGGGTCTCTGACTCGTCTAGCAAAGACGCCGTATACCAGCGCTCGGTCTCACGCTTTGCATGGTTCGCCGGACCTTGGAGCACTGGCAGCGAGATTCGTTACCAACAgagacagcgagagcgaCGAAAGCAGCCCTCGAAAACGCAGCCCAGCCAGTAGTGGCGATGACATTCCAGTGATGGAAGTCATAAAACACAAAGTGCCCAGCTCACCTACCCGTGTGATTAACAGGGGCATTCGCCAACGCGTGAGCCGACCATGA
- the sec53 gene encoding phosphomannomutase SEC53 (transcript_id=CADANIAT00003284) gives MSTVEGAGVYPALENRPLKGTICLFDVDNTLTPARRHATEEMLQVLSQLRQKCAIGSVGGSDFSKQQEQLGSSSVDVTSLFDFCFAENGLTAYRLGKPLTGNSFIEWIGEEKYQKLVNFILRYIADLDIPKKRGTFIEFRNGMINVSPIGRNASVEERNEFQEYDRVHNIRGPFVEALKKEFPDYGLSYSIGGQISFDVFPTGWDKTYCLRHVEAEKDISGIDYKTIHFFGDKTFPGGNDFEIYDDARTIGHSVKDPEDCLRQLRELFQL, from the exons ATGTCTACTGTCGAAGGTGCCGGGGTCTATCCCGCTCTGGAAAACCGTCCATTGAAGGGCACAATTTGTCTTTTCGATGTTGACAATACCTTGACGCCTGCAAGAAGG CACGCCACAGAGGAGATGCTCCAGGTGCTTTCGCAGTTGCGGCAAAAGTGTGCCATTGGCTCC GTTGGCGGTTCCGATTTCTCCAAGCAGCAAGAACAACTCGGTTCCTCGAGCGTCGACGTTACTTCCCTCTTCGACTTTTGCTTCGCCGAGAACGGGTTGACAGCCTATCGCTTAGGAAAGCCCCTCACCGGTAACAGCTTCATTGAGTGGATTGGGGAGGAGAAGTACCAGAAGTTGGTgaacttcatcctcagaTACATCGCGGACCTGGACATACCAAAGAAGCGCGGTACCTTCATTGAGTTCCGAAACGGAATGATCAATGTCAGCCCTATTGGCAGAAATGCTTCTGTTGAGGAGCGAAACGAATTTCAGGA ATACGATCGGGTGCACAACATCAGAGGTCCATTCGTggaagctctgaagaagGAATTCCCTGATTACGGTCTGAG CTACTCTATTGGCGGTCAGATCTCCTTCGATGTTTTCCCTACCGGCTGGGACAAGACATATTGTCTGAGACATGTCGAGGCCGAAAAAGATATCTCGGGTATTGACTACAAGACGATTCACTTCTTTGGTGACAAAACTTTCCCTGGTGGTAACGACTTCGAGATCTACGACGACGCCAGGACCATCGGGCATTCCGTTAAGGATCCGGAAGACTGTTTGAGACAACTTAGGGAATTATTCCAACTATGA
- a CDS encoding cytochrome P450 (transcript_id=CADANIAT00003292), whose amino-acid sequence MAVTNLVLTLSIPLLTVIGYGLYCGFQHRRKINELRKRGIPMPKDWSWLTGHLLSLKKYTDRLPADAHVLLPTHELAVEFADTEMFLMDTWPVFPALVMVYDPDAALQISTKYNLPKSAIFPSLMHPITGGPSMISMNDAEWKKWRSIFNPGFSAGNMVDQVSTVVDSVQVFCDILREKAGTGLVHLDDLTTRLTMEVILKVTLDMDSNYQRSDNEMVHALNTITKWHSFWDPRVRANPLRPLVQKYYGRVMDRCIRKELDKRFAEMQQGQRSASTSKRVKSVIALALEAYLADYHQKDGKASKLDDNFAQYATHQIRLFLFAGNDTTSSSIVYVYHMLSKHPKALARVRQEHDRIFGTLPSAAPQLLKSNPALLNQCPYTLAVIKETLRLFPPASTTREGRDGVTLTDRLGNSYPLGHTIGAEIIHPTIHKNPRLWPQAEEFIPERWLVDPGHELYPSPAAWRPFEHGPRNCIGQTLVYNEMRIVIVMTARTFNIRPAYDEWDAMHAAKEGLLTVHGERAYQTEKAGTHPADGYPCHVALCSGSPIS is encoded by the exons ATGGCCGTCACTAATCTCGTGCTGACGCTCAGCATCCCGCTGCTGACAGTCATAGGATACGGTTTATACTGCGGCTTTCAACACCGTCGCAAAATCAACGAGTTGCGGAAACGAGGCATT CCCATGCCCAAGGATTGGAGCTGGCTCACAggccatctcctcagcctgaAGAAATATACTGATCGCCTACCAGCCGATGCGCATGTTCTCTTGCCGACTCATGAACTGGCCGTGGAGTTTGCCGATACTGAAATGTTCCTGATGGATACCTGGCCGGTGTTTCCTGCACTTGTTATGGTCTATGACCCGGATGCCGCACTGCAGATCTCGACCAAGTACAATCTGCCCAAGTCTGCTATTTTTCCCAGTCTGATGCATCCAATCACCGGCGGGCCGAGTATGATATCGATGAACGATGCCGAGTGGAAGAAATGGCGTTCGATTTTTAATCCTGGCTTCAGTGCTGGGAACATGGTTGACCAAGTGTCGACTGTCGTTGACTCGGTTCAGGTCTTTTGTGATATTCTACGTGAGAAGGCCGGGACAGGGTTGGTCCATCTGGACGACCTGACGACCCGACTGACGATGGAGGTCATACTCAAGGTGACCCT TGATATGGACTCGAACTATCAACGCTCTGATAACGAAATGGTGCACGCGCTAAATACTATCACGAAATGGCACTCATTCTGGGACCCGCGCGTCCGTGCAAATCCGCTGCGGCCCCTGGTTCAAAAATACTACGGCCGTGTCATGGATAGGTGCATCCGGAAAGAACTCGACAAGAGGTTTGCAGAGATGCAACAAGGCCAGcgctcggcctcgacctCCAAACGCGTTAAATCGGTTATCGCCCTCGCTCTCGAGGCATACCTGGCTGATTACCACCAAAAAGACGGCAAAGCCAGCAAGCTAGACGACAATTTCGCACAATACGCAACCCACCAGATCCGCCTCTTTCTGTTTGCCGGCAATGACACCACATCCAGTAGTATTGTCTACGTGTATCATATGCTCTCAAAACACCCCAAAGCTTTAGCTCGGGTGCGACAAGAGCACGATCGTATCTTTGGCACACTGCCGTCCGCCGCACCACAACTTTTGAAGTCGAACCCAGCCCTCCTAAATCAGTGCCCTTACACTCTAGCTGTCATCAAAGAAACCCTGCGTCTGTTCCCCCCGGCCTCAACTACACGTGAGGGGCGCGACGGAGTCACCCTCACCGACCGCCTTGGAAATAGCTATCCACTAGGCCATACCATTGGCGCAGAAATAATCCATCCGACCATCCATAAGAATCCCAGGCTCTGGCCACAAGCCGAAGAATTCATCCCGGAGCGCTGGCTTGTAGATCCCGGGCACGAACTCTATCCGAGTCCGGCTGCATGGCGCCCGTTTGAGCACGGGCCGCGAAACTGTATCGGGCAAACCCTAGTCTATAACGAGATGCGGATAGTCATAGTGATGACTGCGAGGACGTTCAATATCAGGCCCGCGTATGACGAGTGGGATGCAATGCATGCAGCAAAAGAAGGGCTTTTG ACTGTGCATGGCGAGAGAGCGTATCAGACTGAGAAGGCTGGAACACATCCGGCCGATGGGTATCCGTGCCATGTTGCGTTGTGCAGTGGCTCTCCAATTTCCTAA
- a CDS encoding uncharacterized protein (transcript_id=CADANIAT00003293) — protein MPLEIFEGEVPPSPPGAPFHNFTTPSEHRTRLIRQFLQLGIQGRGTVYSPTTPNSDPNKEKAARLPPKSTQSSSHSAPSIPGPMHTTHAH, from the exons ATGCCTCTCGAAATCTTCGAAGGCGAAGTTCCTCCTTCCCCCCCTGGGGCTCCCTTTCACAACTTCACA ACCCCGTCTGAGCACCGCACCCGTCTAATCCGGCAATTCCTCCAGCTGGGAATTCAAGGTCGAG GAACTGTTTACAGCCCTACAACGCCCAATTCGGATCCGAACAAGGAGAAAGCCGCCCGACTCCCACCCAAATCGACACAatcctcctcccactccGCCCCGAGCATCCCCGGCCCCATGCATACTACACATGCTCACTAG
- a CDS encoding putative COPII vesicles protein Yip3 (transcript_id=CADANIAT00003288) gives MSSIQIPIDAITSRFGDRFNSLRSQSLGSRFANLRPISEFLDFKRLSKPANFGEAQSRVNYNLSYFSSNYAAIFVLLSIYSLLTNPLLLFVIFLVSGGLWGIGKLGGRDLDLGFARFNTSQLYTGLLIVAVPLGFWASPIATFLWLIGATGVTVFGHAAFMDKPIENAFSEEAV, from the coding sequence ATGAGCTCAATCCAGATTCCCATCGACGCGATTACCTCGCGATTCGGAGATCGGTTCAACAGTCTTCGCTCCCAATCACTGGGATCACGGTTTGCCAATCTTCGTCCAATTTCTGAGTTTCTAGACTTCAAGCGACTTTCAAAGCCTGCCAATTTTGGCGAAGCCCAAAGCCGGGTCAACTACAATCTGTCCTACTTCTCGAGCAACTATGCCGCCATCTTTGTGTTGCTCAGTATCTACAGCCTCTTGACCAACCCGCTGCTACTTTTTGTCATCTTCCTGGTCAGTGGTGGCCTTTGGGGCATTGGAAAACTTGGCGGCCGTGATCTCGACCTAGGATTTGCCCGATTTAATACCTCTCAACTCTACACTGGACTGCTAATTGTCGCGGTGCCCCTGGGTTTCTGGGCTTCTCCCATTGCCACGTTTCTCTGGCTCATTGGAGCTACTGGTGTGACTGTATTCGGTCATGCCGCGTTTATGGATAAGCCTATTGAGAATGCTTTTTCCGAGGAGGCGGTCTAG
- a CDS encoding uncharacterized protein (transcript_id=CADANIAT00003294): MQLLSNGIQIVQPAFTEGIKNAVAYCQPVMESLPGLAALAAKWAVENPGAAASTVVGIAVIAAPGFVVSPTLTMLGFGPGDSLAATAQSVVGNVAAGSTFATLQSAGAGGAGLAVIDGAVQAGGLAVGIWRMGLTWIRARL, translated from the exons ATGCAACTTCTCTCCAACGGGATCCAAATCGTCCAACCAGCTTTTACTGAAGGGATTAAGAACGCAGTCGCATACTGTCAGCCTGTCATGGAGAGCTTGCCAGGTTTAGCCGCTTTG GCCGCCAAATGGGCCGTTGAGAACCCaggcgcagcagcatcaactgTAGTCGGGATTGCTGTGATCGCTGCCCCAGGCTTCGTTGTTTCCCCGACGCTTACTATGCTTGGGTTTGGACCTGGTG ACTCCCTTGCGGCCACCGCACAGAGTGTAGTTGGCAATGTCGCAGCCGGATCTACGTTTGCTACGCTGCAGAGTGCCGGGGCAGGGGGGGCCGGTCTTGCGGTCATTGATGGGGCGGTGCAGGCTGGGGGTTTGGCTGTGGGTATCTGGAGAATGGGGTTAACATGGATTAGGGCGAGATTATAA